In one window of Pseudodesulfovibrio sediminis DNA:
- a CDS encoding phage capsid protein, giving the protein MSDSIDQVFVTEYSSDLKHAYQQGASLLRKTVFLKTGVKASTVKFPKIGKGKAVQKTRHGIIPAMNVEHSRVSATMENWYAPDWVDDFDQMMTNIDDRAALSEAGAGACGRKVDELIFNQMTLTDNIVDLGTTDFGLVHVQNALIKLNTKTVPNTERYAALGSIQWEQLMGIEAFANADYVGDKKPWLQNTEAKTWRGVTWIHHTELPITDTVRECFMWHKRAVGLGEVSDIVLKTKYEEERDSWFVNNKMSLGGVLIDPEGVVKIQCKDTGSLPAA; this is encoded by the coding sequence ATGTCCGATTCTATCGATCAAGTGTTTGTCACTGAGTATTCCAGTGATTTGAAACATGCCTATCAGCAGGGGGCTTCCCTGCTCCGCAAGACGGTCTTTCTCAAGACCGGTGTGAAGGCGTCCACTGTCAAATTCCCCAAGATCGGCAAGGGCAAGGCTGTGCAGAAGACTCGCCATGGCATTATCCCGGCCATGAACGTGGAACACTCCCGTGTCTCCGCAACCATGGAAAACTGGTACGCGCCTGACTGGGTGGACGACTTCGACCAGATGATGACCAACATCGATGACCGAGCTGCCCTGTCCGAAGCCGGTGCCGGTGCCTGTGGCCGCAAGGTTGACGAGCTTATCTTCAACCAGATGACCCTGACCGACAACATCGTTGACCTTGGTACCACGGATTTCGGACTGGTCCATGTGCAGAATGCTCTCATCAAACTGAACACCAAGACGGTGCCCAATACTGAGCGGTATGCCGCTCTCGGTTCCATTCAGTGGGAACAGCTCATGGGCATCGAAGCCTTCGCCAATGCGGACTATGTGGGCGACAAGAAGCCGTGGCTCCAGAACACCGAGGCCAAGACCTGGCGCGGCGTGACCTGGATTCATCATACGGAACTGCCCATCACCGACACGGTGCGCGAATGCTTCATGTGGCACAAGCGTGCCGTGGGTCTGGGCGAAGTCTCCGACATCGTGCTGAAGACCAAATACGAAGAAGAGCGTGACTCTTGGTTCGTCAACAACAAGATGAGTCTGGGCGGCGTGCTGATCGACCCCGAAGGCGTCGTGAAGATCCAGTGCAAGGACACCGGCTCTCTGCCTGCTGCCTAA
- a CDS encoding portal protein — MPLIEDQINGYIERESKARSAAATWRAHVQMCAEIFKPRKAKMEMRGIDGDKRHTAVWNGTPEDALDVAAAGIHSETMPPDALWGVFEPDDEFEAEDKANTLWCQMATKKVMTGFHESNFTIQSHEAIVDVLYAGITNTFMKEGKKTAFHFSTRNPFEYVYFENEEGEVDTVMGTVELPARVARERFGKDAGKPVLEALKNNELDRKFDYLHVVVPRKDRDSTKGGAMNAPWAEYYILRSEKHVAQEKGYYEFPFLVARGSKSFGEIAGRSPAMKALGVGQALQVMEVNTLEAGEKRVKPSLVATNQGWQAAITAKAGTINYNDSYSSGGQPPVSELPGGDPGWGREEIMGKEEEMRRYFCVRAFEMEEVKTDVTLGERQMRKLEKVKQIAPLLHRFFLEYIRKAMMRGLYMLIRRGELPEPPEGLSKLKIGMRSPLFLLLQHGAETEAVQGVYELAAFIAEKRLQFGESPVFDNLNDDEAFLAGIKQWNPPAKMLEDKQQVEEMRQSRAQQQAAQQQMETLGQGVDMAAKLGVNDGVDAQAVQ; from the coding sequence ATGCCGCTGATTGAAGACCAGATAAATGGATACATTGAAAGGGAATCCAAGGCGCGGTCTGCCGCTGCAACGTGGCGGGCGCATGTGCAGATGTGTGCCGAGATTTTCAAGCCGCGCAAGGCCAAGATGGAGATGCGCGGGATAGATGGGGACAAGCGGCACACTGCCGTGTGGAACGGGACGCCGGAGGATGCGCTGGACGTGGCCGCTGCCGGGATTCATTCCGAGACCATGCCGCCGGATGCACTGTGGGGCGTGTTCGAGCCTGATGACGAGTTTGAAGCCGAAGACAAGGCAAACACCCTGTGGTGCCAGATGGCCACCAAGAAGGTCATGACCGGGTTCCATGAATCGAATTTCACCATTCAGAGCCATGAGGCCATCGTGGATGTGCTGTATGCCGGGATCACCAATACCTTCATGAAGGAAGGCAAAAAGACGGCCTTTCATTTCTCGACCCGGAATCCGTTTGAGTATGTCTACTTCGAGAATGAGGAGGGGGAAGTGGACACGGTCATGGGTACCGTTGAGTTGCCTGCGCGTGTGGCGCGTGAGCGGTTTGGCAAGGATGCGGGCAAGCCGGTGCTGGAGGCTCTGAAGAACAACGAGCTGGACAGGAAGTTCGACTATCTGCACGTGGTGGTGCCGCGCAAGGACAGGGACAGCACCAAGGGCGGGGCGATGAACGCGCCGTGGGCCGAGTATTACATTCTCAGGTCCGAAAAGCATGTGGCGCAGGAAAAGGGGTATTACGAATTTCCGTTTCTGGTGGCTCGCGGGAGCAAGTCCTTTGGCGAGATTGCCGGACGCAGCCCTGCCATGAAGGCTCTGGGTGTGGGGCAGGCTCTCCAGGTCATGGAGGTCAATACACTGGAGGCCGGAGAGAAGCGGGTCAAGCCGTCTCTGGTGGCCACCAATCAGGGGTGGCAGGCAGCCATCACTGCCAAGGCCGGGACCATCAACTACAATGACAGTTATTCCAGCGGCGGGCAGCCGCCTGTGAGTGAATTGCCCGGTGGTGATCCGGGGTGGGGCCGTGAGGAAATCATGGGCAAGGAAGAGGAGATGCGCCGGTATTTCTGCGTGCGTGCCTTTGAGATGGAAGAGGTCAAGACGGATGTGACGCTGGGCGAGCGGCAGATGCGCAAGCTTGAGAAGGTCAAGCAGATTGCGCCGCTGTTGCACCGGTTTTTCCTTGAATACATCCGCAAGGCCATGATGCGCGGGCTGTACATGCTCATCCGGCGCGGTGAATTGCCAGAGCCGCCGGAAGGGCTGTCCAAGCTCAAGATCGGCATGCGTTCCCCGTTGTTCCTGCTGTTGCAGCATGGGGCTGAAACCGAGGCCGTTCAGGGCGTGTACGAGCTGGCTGCATTCATTGCTGAAAAGCGGTTGCAGTTCGGTGAATCCCCGGTGTTTGACAATCTCAATGACGATGAGGCGTTCCTTGCCGGTATCAAGCAGTGGAACCCGCCAGCCAAGATGCTGGAAGACAAGCAGCAGGTGGAAGAGATGCGGCAGAGTCGGGCGCAGCAACAGGCCGCGCAGCAGCAGATGGAAACATTGGGCCAGGGCGTGGACATGGCCGCAAAGCTCGGAGTGAATGATGGCGTGGACGCTCAAGCGGTTCAGTAG
- a CDS encoding 3TM-type holin, translating to MMAFGVDGILNIGSTIIDKIWPDAGEEERGKLNLILSELAAQVQVLVTEMSGNWLQRSWRPILMLVIVAIVANNYLVYPYLALFWPEAPELSLPPELWQLMKIGVGGYVVGRSAEKGVDIWRNK from the coding sequence ATGATGGCATTTGGGGTTGACGGAATACTGAACATCGGCAGCACGATCATCGACAAGATATGGCCCGATGCCGGTGAAGAAGAGCGCGGGAAGCTCAATCTCATCTTGTCGGAGCTGGCTGCACAGGTGCAGGTGCTGGTGACCGAGATGTCTGGCAACTGGCTGCAACGGTCATGGAGACCGATACTCATGCTCGTGATCGTAGCCATCGTGGCGAACAACTATCTTGTCTATCCCTATCTTGCCCTGTTCTGGCCTGAGGCACCGGAACTCTCGTTGCCGCCTGAATTGTGGCAGCTCATGAAAATCGGTGTGGGTGGCTATGTTGTTGGCCGCAGTGCCGAGAAAGGCGTGGATATCTGGAGGAACAAGTAG
- a CDS encoding tyrosine-type recombinase/integrase, with the protein MLATNPMKGCRPLNGFEVVAIKEAFCRSENYRDICLFVLGVSCGFRVSEMLSLRVQDVHSGGKVLEWLTILQTKTDDTRTVMLGDDDKIAIDAQVTALRLAGYYSPGTMLFRSREGRNKPISRTRAWQILHDTARALGMDGKIGTHSMRKTFANNTFEAVLEDAAKHGTKADALLETARAGGWKSVDSCQRYLSFRMEPQLRAKQANTGQFGVLPHPKGARA; encoded by the coding sequence ATGTTAGCAACAAACCCGATGAAGGGATGCCGTCCGTTGAACGGATTTGAAGTGGTGGCGATCAAAGAAGCATTTTGCAGGTCGGAGAACTATCGGGACATCTGTTTGTTCGTGCTGGGGGTATCGTGCGGGTTCCGGGTTTCCGAGATGCTTTCGTTGCGGGTGCAGGATGTGCACTCCGGTGGCAAGGTGCTGGAGTGGTTGACGATCTTACAGACCAAGACGGACGACACACGCACGGTGATGCTCGGTGACGATGACAAGATTGCCATTGATGCACAGGTCACGGCCTTGCGTTTGGCCGGGTATTACTCGCCGGGAACCATGCTGTTTCGGAGTCGGGAAGGGCGCAATAAGCCGATCAGCCGGACACGGGCGTGGCAGATACTCCACGATACGGCGCGTGCGCTGGGCATGGATGGCAAGATCGGGACGCACTCCATGCGCAAGACCTTTGCCAACAACACGTTTGAGGCGGTGCTCGAAGACGCGGCCAAGCATGGCACCAAGGCTGATGCGCTGCTGGAGACAGCCAGGGCAGGAGGGTGGAAGTCCGTGGACTCGTGCCAGCGGTATCTGTCGTTTCGCATGGAGCCTCAGCTCCGGGCCAAGCAAGCCAACACAGGACAGTTCGGGGTGTTGCCCCATCCCAAAGGGGCGCGGGCGTGA
- a CDS encoding DUF5675 family protein, with product MYATDPLKLYQLGAPLHELLAAEKHWRALMQVRLIRYDEDQDGTFGVLLVDGRPFCSVLEPMDKGNAVNISCIPAGEYVCGIVDSPRFGRTFEVKDVPGRSHILFHAGNVVEDTHGCLLLGEYEGKLHGDRAVLNSGNTFRRFLAACVGLTEYRLEILEAV from the coding sequence ATGTACGCCACGGACCCACTAAAATTATATCAACTCGGCGCGCCGCTGCATGAGCTGCTGGCCGCTGAAAAACACTGGAGGGCGCTTATGCAGGTTAGGCTCATTCGGTACGACGAGGATCAGGACGGGACGTTTGGCGTGTTGCTGGTGGATGGCCGTCCGTTTTGCTCGGTCCTTGAGCCGATGGACAAGGGCAACGCTGTCAACATTTCGTGCATTCCTGCTGGTGAGTATGTGTGCGGGATTGTGGATTCTCCGCGATTTGGCAGGACATTCGAGGTCAAGGATGTACCGGGCCGGTCCCATATTTTATTCCATGCCGGGAACGTGGTCGAGGACACGCATGGGTGTCTGCTGCTCGGCGAATACGAGGGCAAGCTGCATGGTGATCGTGCCGTGCTCAATTCGGGCAATACGTTCCGGCGGTTTCTGGCTGCGTGTGTTGGATTGACCGAGTACAGGCTGGAGATTCTTGAGGCAGTGTAG
- a CDS encoding phosphoadenosine phosphosulfate reductase family protein: MTQDVITAHEYAERIAWPLERKIKESWERIAAWVSYWGKEASLSFSGGWDSTVLLHLARTCPHIDGHALPVYFADTGTEYPDIRKFVKSTPGVTWVRPKMKFHEVIGKYGYPVVSKRVAQYVGEVQRANTAQIVRLRTTGWRENGTHSPMSTIPQKWQFLIGAPFKVSDKCCDKIKKAAMKGTGHALVGVRAAEAKNREKVYLQYGCNAFDIDRPRSWPMAFWTDEDVREYTAVHNLEYCPIYDLGYHRTGCFPCAFGVHLEPWPNRFQLMQKTHPRLWNLCMDRYGFQMVFEFMNEWLPAKQQISFHWSDYTAREARKHQQAELPMAV, translated from the coding sequence ATGACACAAGACGTAATCACAGCCCACGAATATGCCGAGCGCATTGCATGGCCCCTTGAACGCAAGATCAAGGAATCATGGGAGCGCATTGCGGCATGGGTTTCCTATTGGGGCAAAGAGGCGTCGCTGTCTTTCTCAGGCGGTTGGGATAGCACCGTGTTGTTACATCTTGCCCGGACCTGCCCCCATATCGACGGCCATGCGCTGCCTGTTTACTTCGCGGACACCGGAACCGAATACCCGGATATACGCAAGTTCGTGAAGTCTACCCCCGGCGTTACATGGGTACGCCCAAAAATGAAGTTTCATGAAGTCATAGGCAAGTATGGATACCCGGTTGTTTCCAAGCGTGTGGCGCAATATGTGGGTGAAGTCCAACGGGCCAATACCGCACAGATAGTACGCCTTCGCACAACTGGCTGGCGAGAAAACGGGACTCATTCCCCCATGAGTACAATCCCCCAAAAGTGGCAATTCCTCATAGGTGCGCCGTTCAAGGTTTCTGACAAGTGCTGCGACAAGATCAAGAAAGCCGCCATGAAAGGCACGGGCCATGCTTTGGTTGGTGTTCGTGCTGCCGAAGCCAAGAACCGGGAGAAGGTGTACCTGCAATACGGTTGCAACGCATTTGATATTGACCGGCCCCGTTCATGGCCAATGGCGTTTTGGACGGATGAAGATGTACGCGAATATACCGCCGTCCATAACCTTGAATACTGCCCCATCTATGATCTTGGCTACCACCGCACCGGGTGCTTTCCGTGTGCCTTCGGCGTCCACCTGGAGCCGTGGCCCAACCGTTTCCAACTAATGCAAAAGACCCACCCTCGTTTGTGGAACCTCTGCATGGACCGCTACGGCTTCCAGATGGTTTTCGAATTCATGAACGAATGGCTGCCAGCCAAACAACAAATTTCATTCCATTGGTCCGATTACACGGCCAGGGAAGCGAGAAAGCACCAACAAGCAGAACTGCCGATGGCAGTCTGA
- a CDS encoding pentapeptide repeat-containing protein has product MANSEHLKILKQGIEVWNQWREDNPKVTPDFQGAILQGANLKGADLKGANLQHADLHGANLWGASLQNAHLIGADVSNVVLWEVDLAKTVFLDGKDSPLILDGADLWEANLKKTCFPSLQAMEKLARPLSVEQQRDTIYLDNTQQIVEEPFIELTEQALKAKRNLIILIVLSFVLAVGLLDIAQFKPLGFKLKDGNEIWLYVGTMVATVYFMVTLYLTGWETFQKWKLRRTGVGEAILKKVQDRGGFARAGQSIQQSNSRALGEKANRKMEQPVVEQHTAYADIHSTLDDVRSLLKAETTDMELVNKNLEQIKMKEPLLIHLTKKFNQHQSFIVKKFIIEFHVTLGFGLLAFIALACRMFILGIGKPEEVSLFHCLSPWFC; this is encoded by the coding sequence ATGGCAAATTCTGAACATCTTAAAATACTGAAGCAAGGCATTGAGGTCTGGAATCAATGGAGGGAGGACAATCCGAAAGTAACGCCGGATTTTCAAGGGGCGATCCTTCAAGGAGCGAACCTCAAGGGGGCGGACCTCAAGGGGGCTAACCTCCAACATGCGGACCTCCATGGTGCGAATCTTTGGGGTGCATCGTTGCAAAACGCGCATTTAATTGGGGCGGATGTAAGCAATGTTGTCTTGTGGGAGGTTGATTTGGCAAAAACCGTCTTTCTTGATGGTAAAGACAGCCCTCTCATCCTGGATGGTGCCGATCTGTGGGAAGCCAATCTCAAAAAGACCTGTTTCCCTTCCCTTCAGGCAATGGAGAAACTGGCCCGACCGCTCTCGGTTGAGCAGCAGCGAGATACCATATATCTCGACAACACACAGCAGATAGTGGAGGAACCGTTCATTGAGTTGACCGAACAGGCGCTCAAAGCGAAACGCAATTTGATCATTCTGATAGTGTTGTCTTTCGTTCTCGCGGTGGGACTTTTGGATATAGCTCAATTCAAGCCATTGGGGTTTAAGCTCAAAGATGGCAACGAAATCTGGCTCTATGTAGGAACTATGGTTGCCACCGTCTATTTCATGGTCACACTCTACCTCACGGGCTGGGAGACATTTCAAAAATGGAAGCTGCGAAGGACCGGAGTGGGGGAAGCTATTCTGAAAAAGGTTCAGGACAGAGGTGGGTTTGCTAGGGCTGGTCAGAGTATTCAGCAAAGTAACAGTCGCGCTCTTGGCGAAAAGGCAAACCGAAAGATGGAACAACCCGTGGTTGAACAGCACACGGCCTATGCGGATATCCACTCGACCTTGGATGACGTGCGCAGCCTCCTGAAGGCTGAGACAACCGACATGGAGCTGGTAAATAAAAACCTTGAACAGATCAAAATGAAAGAGCCTCTTCTGATCCACTTGACCAAGAAGTTCAACCAGCATCAAAGCTTCATTGTCAAAAAATTCATTATCGAATTTCATGTCACTCTTGGTTTCGGCCTCCTGGCCTTCATCGCACTGGCATGTCGCATGTTCATTTTGGGCATTGGAAAGCCGGAAGAAGTTTCTCTTTTTCATTGTTTATCCCCGTGGTTCTGCTGA
- a CDS encoding helix-turn-helix domain-containing protein has translation MNRQWITPAKAAEFYDVHPKSLARWADGGKVEVRKTPGGHRRYSVESLEKALGIEQIQIDVDRAAIRAALRGAA, from the coding sequence ATGAATCGACAATGGATCACTCCGGCAAAAGCTGCCGAATTTTACGATGTACACCCCAAATCACTGGCCAGATGGGCTGATGGTGGAAAGGTGGAAGTGCGTAAAACGCCGGGGGGCCATCGTCGTTATTCAGTTGAATCGCTTGAGAAAGCTCTTGGTATTGAACAAATTCAAATCGATGTAGATCGGGCCGCGATACGGGCGGCCTTGCGAGGGGCGGCATGA
- a CDS encoding tyrosine-type recombinase/integrase translates to MIGYSDTMKLSKRNDTGAYVIWIDGKRHSLKKFCGRTITDGKEAKRIFTAIRQEWLAGKLSYIKGETYVTIEQFKDEYLAWAIEVQNKHTYAGNRKALDKLVEYGGKSMRLDRIGQKVIDTMTTDLLKKSRKPNTINCYIRHAKTVMNKAVEWEYLRTNPLKGVKQIPGGNTEPGFLDAAQAKDYIKKIKDIHVKRMAVAYIFSGLRRTELLALEYPRDIDSERGLIRVERKKKRHLVVEWMPMHPMFKAVLNSMDLDEGKRIFRRWRHPDTITHKVKDSLRAAGYGHLKLHSLRHTTGALLAMEGYGAKTIAEVLGHAQTHTADIYTHVTKDHVTQALQAVNLGPIDLGNSSGIRPVDPENEE, encoded by the coding sequence ATGATTGGTTATTCAGACACTATGAAGTTGTCTAAGCGAAACGACACCGGAGCCTATGTCATATGGATAGACGGCAAGCGCCACAGCCTGAAAAAGTTTTGTGGCCGCACTATCACGGACGGCAAAGAGGCGAAGAGAATCTTCACGGCGATTCGCCAGGAATGGCTTGCCGGAAAACTTTCTTATATCAAGGGTGAAACATATGTCACCATTGAGCAATTCAAGGATGAATATCTTGCTTGGGCCATTGAAGTTCAGAATAAGCACACCTATGCAGGGAACCGAAAAGCTTTGGATAAGCTGGTAGAATACGGCGGCAAATCAATGCGCCTGGATCGCATCGGTCAAAAGGTCATTGACACCATGACAACCGACCTCTTGAAAAAAAGCCGGAAGCCCAACACCATCAACTGTTATATCCGCCATGCTAAAACGGTAATGAACAAGGCCGTTGAATGGGAGTATCTGAGAACAAACCCACTCAAAGGCGTGAAGCAAATTCCGGGCGGGAACACCGAACCGGGTTTCTTGGATGCTGCCCAGGCAAAAGATTACATCAAGAAGATCAAAGACATTCATGTAAAGCGCATGGCCGTCGCCTATATTTTCTCAGGACTCCGACGGACTGAGCTCCTTGCCCTGGAGTACCCCAGAGACATCGACTCTGAACGTGGCCTTATCCGGGTAGAACGAAAAAAGAAGCGTCATCTCGTCGTGGAATGGATGCCTATGCATCCCATGTTCAAGGCCGTACTGAACTCAATGGACTTGGATGAAGGCAAAAGAATCTTCCGGCGCTGGCGTCACCCTGACACCATCACCCATAAGGTAAAAGACAGTCTTCGGGCTGCCGGGTATGGTCATCTGAAACTTCACTCCTTACGCCACACCACCGGGGCATTGCTGGCCATGGAAGGATACGGAGCCAAGACTATAGCCGAAGTGCTCGGCCATGCCCAAACACACACCGCAGATATCTACACTCATGTGACAAAAGACCATGTCACCCAAGCACTTCAAGCGGTCAATCTCGGTCCTATCGACCTCGGCAATTCGTCCGGTATTCGTCCAGTAGACCCGGAAAACGAGGAATAG
- a CDS encoding GNAT family N-acetyltransferase, producing the protein MRDATEQDLPRIVAIYNSTVRSRQSTADTEEVSVESKRSWFRGHVPGKRPILVHEEGEQIAAWVSFESFYGRPAYRHTAEISIYIAPEFRRQGLGRRLLQEALELCPALCIKTILGYIFSHNEPSLKLFQSFGFEQWAHLPDIAEMDDQEYSLSIFGKRVIP; encoded by the coding sequence ATGCGCGACGCCACTGAACAGGATCTTCCCAGGATCGTAGCCATATATAACTCTACTGTCAGATCCCGTCAGTCTACCGCTGACACGGAAGAGGTCTCGGTGGAATCAAAGCGCTCCTGGTTTCGTGGTCATGTCCCTGGCAAACGGCCCATCCTTGTCCATGAAGAAGGCGAGCAAATCGCTGCCTGGGTCAGCTTTGAATCCTTTTATGGTCGCCCGGCCTATAGGCATACGGCAGAAATCAGTATTTACATCGCCCCCGAGTTTCGTAGACAGGGACTGGGACGCAGATTGCTCCAAGAAGCCCTAGAGCTCTGCCCGGCACTCTGTATAAAGACGATTCTCGGGTATATATTCTCTCATAATGAGCCGAGCCTGAAACTTTTTCAGTCCTTTGGCTTTGAACAATGGGCTCATCTGCCTGACATCGCAGAAATGGATGACCAAGAGTACAGCCTGTCGATCTTTGGAAAAAGAGTAATTCCTTGA
- a CDS encoding Na/Pi cotransporter family protein, which translates to MILSLIASLFGGLGLFLLGMRLMTKGLKNAAGKALRTILGRWTKTPFRGLVSGFMMTALVQSSSAITVAVIGFVNAGLMTMPQSVGVIFGSNIGTTVTSWIVAAIGISVKVKALALPLLGIGALLRLTSGDSNRKHIGDALTGFGLFFLGIEILQSSFQDIGNIIDLASFNIGGLPGALLFVVIGSILTLLMQSSSAAMAIVLTAAMSGIITIESAAAATIGTNIGTTSTALFSVIGATHNAKKVAGAHIIFNLVTGVVAIMIIPFLLHAVEWFSTIDGTADVAATLALFHTVFNVLGVSLFLPFTNRLVSFLDKHIGRDIAMLGKPKYLDDNVLATPQLAMDALFLELGRLGEMTREACQKAITSKFRSKEFIKDKTAMDTLIDAIKKYCVKIQLLDLPEPIGLKLSPSIRVIQYYRKTIDIISEVSQSHVLLSHSLPEAASLSARDYRRAVRDILNVAHTPCAPEFMNLTQLLHELDDAYHELKDELLIVGAQGTVELNTMVDLLDYYSSMRKMYEQAIKGTIYWSQLRDKSLTCANAEEKNEYAWQQEA; encoded by the coding sequence ATGATTCTTTCCCTTATAGCCAGCCTGTTCGGCGGACTGGGCCTTTTTCTCCTTGGCATGCGCCTGATGACCAAGGGATTGAAGAATGCTGCAGGTAAAGCTTTGAGAACAATCCTGGGACGATGGACAAAAACACCGTTTCGAGGTCTTGTTTCCGGCTTTATGATGACGGCACTGGTGCAGTCTTCCAGTGCCATAACCGTTGCAGTTATTGGTTTTGTTAACGCCGGCCTCATGACCATGCCACAATCGGTCGGTGTCATTTTCGGCTCCAACATAGGTACGACCGTTACCAGTTGGATTGTAGCGGCCATTGGTATCAGTGTTAAAGTCAAAGCCTTGGCTCTACCGCTCCTTGGTATCGGCGCCCTGCTCCGGCTGACAAGCGGAGACTCCAACCGCAAACATATTGGCGATGCCCTGACCGGTTTCGGCCTCTTTTTCTTAGGGATTGAGATACTGCAGTCGAGCTTTCAGGACATTGGCAACATCATCGACTTGGCTTCATTCAATATTGGAGGACTCCCGGGCGCTCTTCTCTTTGTTGTCATCGGTTCAATTTTAACTCTGCTCATGCAAAGCTCCAGCGCGGCCATGGCAATTGTACTGACAGCAGCCATGTCTGGAATTATCACCATCGAAAGCGCAGCCGCTGCTACAATCGGCACAAATATCGGTACAACATCCACAGCGTTGTTCTCGGTCATTGGAGCCACACATAACGCGAAGAAAGTGGCTGGGGCCCATATCATTTTCAACCTTGTCACCGGCGTGGTCGCCATTATGATCATTCCATTCCTGCTCCATGCCGTGGAATGGTTCTCGACCATTGACGGCACCGCGGATGTCGCGGCTACGCTCGCTCTTTTCCACACGGTATTCAACGTGCTCGGAGTGAGTCTCTTCCTGCCATTTACCAACAGACTCGTAAGCTTTCTCGATAAACACATCGGCAGGGATATTGCCATGCTCGGCAAGCCCAAATATCTGGACGACAACGTTCTCGCCACCCCACAACTGGCCATGGACGCTCTTTTCCTGGAGTTGGGAAGACTGGGGGAAATGACACGCGAGGCATGCCAAAAAGCGATTACGTCCAAGTTCCGCTCCAAGGAATTCATCAAAGACAAAACCGCCATGGATACTCTTATTGATGCCATCAAGAAATACTGTGTCAAAATTCAACTTCTCGATCTGCCGGAACCAATCGGCCTCAAATTGTCCCCTTCCATCCGGGTTATCCAATACTACAGGAAGACAATCGATATCATAAGCGAAGTGTCACAAAGCCACGTCCTTCTTTCACATTCTCTGCCAGAAGCGGCCTCGCTCTCTGCCCGGGATTACCGCAGGGCTGTCAGAGACATCCTCAACGTTGCCCACACACCCTGCGCGCCGGAATTCATGAATTTGACGCAATTGTTGCACGAACTTGACGATGCCTACCATGAGCTCAAAGATGAATTGCTTATAGTGGGTGCACAGGGAACGGTGGAGTTGAATACCATGGTTGACCTGCTGGATTATTATTCGTCGATGCGCAAAATGTATGAACAAGCCATCAAAGGCACCATCTACTGGTCGCAACTCAGAGACAAAAGCCTGACCTGCGCCAACGCCGAAGAAAAGAACGAATACGCCTGGCAACAAGAAGCATAA